The following DNA comes from Microbacterium terregens.
CCGAACTCGAACAGCCGGTACCCGATGACCAGCAGCGTGATGATCGCCACCACGGCGCTCGCGCCGAAGACCGCGATGAGATAGACGCGGCGCGCCGGCTCCGCTGCTTCGTCCGGCGTCACCGCGCGCGCAGGGCGCCAGGCGAGCCACCACACCGGCGCGCCGATCACGAGCGCGCTGAGGCCGCCGAACAGCAGGGTTCGCGGGTCACTGTCCACGATGGTGCTGCCCAGAGCAGCCAGCAGCGCATTGACGATCACCCCGAACCCGCTCGCCGCCCCGATGAGTGCGACCGCCGATACCACCAGGCGCGCCGCGCGACGCGCCTGGACGGACCGGCCGGCGAGCACACCCACGTGGTACACCCACACGATGCCGCCGATCAGCGCGGCCGCGATCGCCACGTCCAGCGCGGAGGCGACCTCTGCGAGGGGGTCGGTGTCGAACAGTACGCGCAGCAGGACGAAGACGGCGGTACCGATCGCGACGAGAGTGGTCGCCGCGGCCGCGCCGACCACGAGAACCAGCAGAACCGCGCCGAAGGCTCCGGGCGCGTCCTTGGCCCGCTCGCGGAACCAGTGCCACCACCACACGAGCGCGCCGACCGCGGCCCAGACCAGGGCCTGCAGGAACGCCACCACCCAGTGCTGCGACTGCGCCAGGACGAGCGAGACATCGAGGAGCGCTTCGGAGACCAGGACCGCGATGGCCGCGATCGCCCCGGATGCCGCGACCACGAGCCCGTACAGCGCGCCGAGTTGGACAGGCAGAGCCGGCAGACGGCCCGGCGCCGTCGCGGCGCTGCGCCGCATGTGTCGATGCCACAGCCAGACCCCGAGCCACACGATCCCGGTAGCGAGGTCTCCCGGCCGCCACTGCCCGTCGACGCCTGCGCTTGCGGCGCCCGCGAGCGCAGCCGTGGCCACGATGAGGGAGGTGAGCGACATCGCCGTGAGGTACAGCGTCCACACCAGCGAGGCCCGCTCGGCGGGCTCGGCGAGTCGTCGACGCTCCCACCACCACAGCAGTCCGGCCAGCGGCGCGCCGATGAGGGTGAACGCCAGGGCTCGCGCGAGGCCCGCATCGTCGACGGTGATCAGGCCGATCGAGCCCATCGCCCGCTCGAGAAGTCCGCTGAGGCCGATCGCGGCGATCACCACGAGCGCGAACAGGATGACGAAGACGATGATGCGGCGCACCACCGACTGCGCATGACCGGTCGGTGCAGACGCGTCGCGGACCGTCCGCGACGCGTCTGCGTTCGCCGACATCAGAGTCCGCTTTCGGCGCACACCGCGAATTGCCACGGAGCCATCTCGATCAGCCAGTCGCCGTTCGCCCGAACGAGCTCGAAGACCTCTTCGCTCTCATACTCACTGGCGCCGAGTGGGCCGGATCCGTACACGGTCACAACCAGCACGTGCACGGTCGCGCTGTCGTCTCGCACCGTGCTCTCGACCAGCGTGACGCGTCGGTCATCGGTGCCCAGCGGGACGCGCTCGCAGGAGTCCGCAACCTCCGGGAGCAGGTAGGACAGCGCAGCGGGAACGTCGCCGTCGACCACGGCCTGGGAGTATCGCTGCACGACGCCTTCCGGCGTTGCGGCATCCAACTGGGTGGGGCCACCCCGCGCGAGCACGGCGATCAGCGCGATGACGACGACCAGTCCGATTCCGGCGGCCAGCGCGATGAGAGTCAGTCGTGTTCGTCGGGAGTCGGCGTCGCTCATGGTGTCATCATGCCCTTTCCCCGTCGACGATCGCACGAACTGCGGGGGCCTGTCGGGCCGCGTGCGCGCCCGCGACGGAGTGCGTTCTCCCCGCCCCACCGGCCACCCCCGCAGGATACGATCGACTGATGGGCGATGCCGCCCGTACACGTCGATCCTTGGGGGGTCGCTTTGGCCGATATCGCGACGACGGATACTGCCACTGGAACTGCCGACGCGCTGACGGCGGATACGTTCGCACGCGTCACCGACAGCATCCTGGCCTCGGTCGGACGCGTCATCGACGGCAAGCCCGACGCGGTGCGCAGCGCCCTGGTCTGCCTGCTCGCCGAAGGCCACCTGTTGATCGAGGACGTGCCGGGCGTCGGCAAGACGATGCTGGCCCGAGCCCTGGCTGCCTCGGTCGACGCCACCGTCCGCCGCATCCAGTTCACCCCCGACCTCCTGCCGGGAGATGTGACCGGTGTCAGCGTGTTCAACCCTGTCGATCGGGAGTTCGAGTTCAAGCCCGGTGCGATCTTCGCTCATATCGTGATCGCGGACGAGATCAACCGCTCCTCCCCCAAGACCCAGTCCGCACTCCTGGAGGCGATGGAAGAGGGTCAGGTCACCGTCGATGGCCAGACGCACATGCTCCCCGATCCGTTCCTCGTGGTCGCCACGCAGAATCCGCTGGAGATGGAGGGCACGTACGCCCTGCCCGAAGCACAGCGAGACCGGTTCATGATGCGGATCTCGATGGGGTATCCCGATTCCCGCAGCGAAGCGCTGATGCTCCGCCAGCGTGACACGGTCAACCCGCTCGATGCGATCGCCCCGGTCGCCTCGGCATCGAGGATCGCCGAACTGGTCGCGTGGGCGCGTGCCGTCCACGTTGCGCCCACGATCGAGGACTACGCGGTCGCCCTGGCCGGCGCGACCCGCACGCACTCTGACCTGCGTCTCGGTGCGAGCCCGCGGGCCACCCTGCAGCTGGTCCGCGCTGCGAAGGTCTGGGCGGCCCTCGATGGTCGCGGCTTCGTCATCCCGGATGACATCACCGCGCTCCTGATCCCGGTGTTCTCGCACCGTCTGATCCCGACGCGCTCCGCCGGCGGTGCGCGTGCCCGCACCGCAGCCGACGCGATCGCGTCGATCCTGGAACGCATCGCCGGCAGCGTGCGCGTTCCCATCGCCGCCCGCCAGTGAGATTCCGATGAGACGCCTCTGGCCATTGACCGCCCGCGGGACGGGCGCTCTCATCCTGGCCGTGGCGTGCTTCATCATCGCGAACGAGGTCGGCATCGTCGAGCTGATGTACTTCGGCATCCTGCTCATCGCCGTGCTCGCCGCCAGCGTGGTCTCGCTGTACCTGACGCGTCGATCCGAGACGGTCTCGCGCTCGCTGTCGCCCGATGCGGCCACGGTGGGCAGGGACGCACTGGTGACGGTCCGCGTCGGAGTGCGCACGGCACTTCCGACGGCGCCGGGGACGTGGCGTGACACCGTGCCCAAAGGACTCACCGCGAATGCACAAGGCGTCTTCCCGGCGCTGAGCTCTGGGCTGCGCGGGGCGGAGCGAATCATCGAACTGTCGTATGTCGCAACCGGCACGCGTCGCGGCATCCATCCGCTGGGCCCGCTGCAGGTCACCTCGAAGGATCCGTTCGGCCTTGCGCGGCGTACGACGATGTTCGGCGAGCGCACCAAAGTCACGGTCGCGCCCTCCGTGATCGACCTGCCCGCGCTGAGCAATTTCGCGGGCGAAGCCGGCGGCACGCTGCACACGACGAACAACCAGTTGGGTCAGGGCGCGGACAATCTGATCGCCCGCCCGTATGTCCCGGGTGACTCGATGCGACGAATCCACTGGCGCGCCACCGCCCACCGCGACGAGCTCATGGTGCGGCAGGAGGAGCAGGAATCCACCCCGGAGGCGACCGTCGTGATGGACCGCGGCGTGCTGCGGTTCTCGCCCGAGGCGATGCAGGCGCCGGGCACGGACGCGGGATTCGAAGCTGCCGTCTCGGCCTGCGTCTCGGTCGTCACCCGACTCGTGCACGACGGCTACGGCGTGGAGGTCATCGACTCCGACGGCTCGATGCTCGCCGAACGCATCGACGGCGGGGACATGACCGAGGTGGAAGGTCTGGTCAACCACTTCGCCACCGTGACCGCGCGGCGCGACGAGCACCTGGGCAAACTCGTCCGTGTGTTCGCCGGAGTGATGACGGGACCGGTCGTCCTCATCGTCGGCCGGTTCGATCCCGCCGACGCCGACATCATCGCACCGGTCGCTCACCACAGCACGCTGCCGCTGCTGCTGGCGGTCACCCCGGTCGGCGACTCGCTCGAACGCGCGGCCGACCTCGGCTGGCACACCGCGCTGATCGAACCCGATGGGGACCTCGCCGCTTCGTGGTCAGGAGCAGCCGACCGGGGGGTGAGCCATGCCCTCCGATGAGCGCCCGGCCCGTCGCGGCGCGGATCTGACCCTGACGATCGGGGTTCTGGCCGCGGTCTTCGCTTCGCTCCTGCCGCTCATGCGGGTCGTCCGCCCGAGCAGCTGGCTCCTCGGGGCGATCGTGCTGTCCGTCGCCGTGCTCGCGGCGGGTTTCATCGCCCGCCGCTATCGCCTTCCGGCCGTCGCGGTCAGCCTGATCGAGGCATCCGTGTGGGTCGTCTTCATGATGCTGGTGTTCCTGCGCGATACCGCGCTGCTCTGGGTCATCCCCACGCCGGAGACGATGCGCGCCCTGCCCGCACTCCTGTCCCGCGCCGGGGAGGAGATCGCGGTCGGGGCGGCGCCGCTGGCTGCGAGCCTCGCGCTGTCGATGCTGATCGTCGGTGGCACCGGATTGCTCACCATCGTCGTCGACCACGTGGTGCTGACGGCGCGGATGCCGCTGCTGGCGGCGATCGGACTGATCGCGGTGTCGCTGATCCCGTCGATCGCGGTGCCCGGCGAGGTCGACATCATGGCATTCGTGCTGCTCGCGGCGGCGATCCTGTTCCTGATGCGCACCGACACCCGCTCCCGGGAAGAGCCGCTCGGCCGAGAATCCACCCGCACCGCGGGTGTGCCCGCGACCGCTCTGGGCATCGGAGCGATCGCGGTGGTGGTGACACTGGTCGCGGCGCCCCTCTTTCCGCAGCCCGTCGCCCGCGCCGGATCGGGTTCGCTCGGCAGCGGCCCGGGGATCGATGCGACGCTGCAGCTCGGCGACGACCTGCGGCGCCCGCGCGAGGTCGACGTGATGCTGGTGCGAACCAGCGCGCCCGCGCCCCCCTATCTGCGGGCCACCACGCTGTCGCAGTTCGATGGGAGCGTGTGGGAACCGGACCGGGTGCGGACGGTCCCGCTGGAGAGCGAGGACCCGCTCGGAGGCGTCGTCGTGGACGAGGGCATCCGCCTCGCGGAGTACGCCACCACCGTGGAGGTTCTCAATCTCGCCTCTCCGTGGCTGCCGGTGGCCTACCCGGCCGTGGCCGTCACCGGGCTCCAGGGTCAGTGGACTGCCGCACCGTACAACCGCACCGTCCTCAGCCAGGCAGGCACGACGCAAGGCCAGAATTACGAGGTCGTCACCAACGTGCCCCGGCCCACTCTCGAGCAGATCCGCGCGCATCCTGCGGGCGGCGTCGAACAGCGAGACGGGACGACCAGTCTGCCCGCCGACCTCGCACCCATCGTGGGCGACCTCGCCACGGAGGTCACCGCGGAGACCACGAACGACTACGACGCACTCGTCGCCCTTCAGAGTTGGTTCCGCGGCCCTGAATTCCGCTACTCGCTCGATGCTCCCGTCGAGGAGGGTTTCGACGGCTCGGGCACCGAAGCGGTGGCGAAGTTCCTCGAGCTGCGCGAAGGCTATTGCATCCACTTCGCGTCGGCGTTCGCCCTGATGGCACGGACTCTCGGGATGCCGAGCCGCATCGTGGTCGGCTACCTTCCCGGCGCAGCAACCAGTGACGCCGTCGAACGAGAGACGCTCTACACCGTCTCGAGCGCGCAGTTGCATGCCTGGCCCGAGGTGCTCTTCGAAGGAATCGGCTGGGTCCCGTTCGAGCCGACGAACGGGCTCGGCGTTCCGGCGTCGTTCTCGCCCGCAGGCTCCGTTCCCGGCGGCGCCGATGACCCGACGCTGGCAACACCCGCGCCCAGCGCGTCCTCCCTCGTCCCCGGACGCTCGCCCGATGGCCTTGAACGGGATCAGAATGGCGGCGAGGCGGGCTCGACCTCCAGCGCGATGAACCCGCTCCCAGCGTTGACGGCGGCACTCGGCATCCTGTTGGCCCTGTCGATTCCCGCACTGATCCGCGTGCTGCGCCGACGGCAGATGCTCGCCTCGGCACGCGCGGGCGATGCGGCCGCAGCCTGGCTCGCGGTTCAGGATGCCGCGATCGACCTCGGCATCGATGTTCCCGCGAGCGAGACGCCGCGAACTTTGGGCACGCGCTTGGTCGAGCTGCACGGCGCACCCGCCGCCGAGATGAGCCAGCTCATCAGCGCCATCGAACGCGCGAGCTACGCCCCGGGCGGCAGGCACGCGTTCTGGCAGGGGGATGCGATGGCGGATGCCGCGGTCACGGTCAGTGCCGCGATGCTGGCGTCGGTCGACCTCCCCCGGCGGCTCCTGGCGGTGCTGGTGCCCCGGTCTCTGATCGTGCGGCCGGGCAGCGTCTACGCCGGTTCGGGCGCCACGGCTCGCGCAAGGTAGGATGGTCGGCGGCCCGCAAGGGCCACGGAGGATTCGCCTAGTGGCCTATGGCGCACGCTTGGAAAGCGTGTTGAGTGAAAGCTCTCAGGGGTTCGAATCCCCTATCCTCCGCTCCCCCGATCCCAGTGTTTACAAGGGATCGCGACCCGATTCTCTCCCGTGGCACAGCTGGCGGCACGGTTGCGACATCACCCCATCCAGCGGGGCTACACGGCCGGCGACATTGCCCGGGCGATCCGCCGATCGACAATCAGTCGTGGTCGGGGCGCGCGCGTACACCCAGTAGTCGGCGAAGTCCAGGGCGATCAGGTCGGGTCCGAACGTGCGGGCAGGGTTCATCGACGTGCCGGATATCGGGCTGCCCCACAAGCCGGCGAGTGCGATGTAGCCCCCCACGCCGACGGCCCCGATGATGCCGACGTTCTGTGCTCCGGAGGCCATGCCGAGGATGACGCTGACCAGGCCGAGAGTCAGCACGACCTCCATCCAGAACGCCTGGAAGGCGGTGTAGCCCTCGGCCGGATAATTCGATCCGTAGGATGCAGAGACGCCGATCACCGCACGCAGGAACAATGCCGCAAGGGTGGCGCCGATCAGCTGCACCAGAATGTACCCGGGCACCCGTCGCCACGGGAAATCCCCGCGCAACGAGAACGCCAGCGTCACGGCCGGGTTCAGGTGGGCGCCTGAGACCTTGCCCATGAACAGGATGATCGCCATCACCATCAGCCCGGGCGCAACCACGGCGGCTTGACGACTGATGGTGTCGGGGAACGCCTGCCCCATCATCCCGCCGCCGGCGGCGACCAGTACCAGGAAGAACGTCCCGAACAGCTCCGAGGCGAGCCGCCGCCACTCCTGCGTCGATTCTTGGAAGTCCGTCATCGGATCGATGACCTCAGCCTCGAACCACCGATC
Coding sequences within:
- a CDS encoding DUF5671 domain-containing protein, which gives rise to MSANADASRTVRDASAPTGHAQSVVRRIIVFVILFALVVIAAIGLSGLLERAMGSIGLITVDDAGLARALAFTLIGAPLAGLLWWWERRRLAEPAERASLVWTLYLTAMSLTSLIVATAALAGAASAGVDGQWRPGDLATGIVWLGVWLWHRHMRRSAATAPGRLPALPVQLGALYGLVVAASGAIAAIAVLVSEALLDVSLVLAQSQHWVVAFLQALVWAAVGALVWWWHWFRERAKDAPGAFGAVLLVLVVGAAAATTLVAIGTAVFVLLRVLFDTDPLAEVASALDVAIAAALIGGIVWVYHVGVLAGRSVQARRAARLVVSAVALIGAASGFGVIVNALLAALGSTIVDSDPRTLLFGGLSALVIGAPVWWLAWRPARAVTPDEAAEPARRVYLIAVFGASAVVAIITLLVIGYRLFEFGLDPQGSGGLIERVRAPVGLLSATAVVFAYHFAIWRRDRGLAATVVRRQSIGRLILITGGDAGEIVQRLRTETGAPVSVWRAADESVRIAEADLPAVLDSLRGLSAPRVLVIADGDGGARVVPLVE
- a CDS encoding DUF58 domain-containing protein — protein: MRRLWPLTARGTGALILAVACFIIANEVGIVELMYFGILLIAVLAASVVSLYLTRRSETVSRSLSPDAATVGRDALVTVRVGVRTALPTAPGTWRDTVPKGLTANAQGVFPALSSGLRGAERIIELSYVATGTRRGIHPLGPLQVTSKDPFGLARRTTMFGERTKVTVAPSVIDLPALSNFAGEAGGTLHTTNNQLGQGADNLIARPYVPGDSMRRIHWRATAHRDELMVRQEEQESTPEATVVMDRGVLRFSPEAMQAPGTDAGFEAAVSACVSVVTRLVHDGYGVEVIDSDGSMLAERIDGGDMTEVEGLVNHFATVTARRDEHLGKLVRVFAGVMTGPVVLIVGRFDPADADIIAPVAHHSTLPLLLAVTPVGDSLERAADLGWHTALIEPDGDLAASWSGAADRGVSHALR
- a CDS encoding DUF3488 and transglutaminase-like domain-containing protein — encoded protein: MPSDERPARRGADLTLTIGVLAAVFASLLPLMRVVRPSSWLLGAIVLSVAVLAAGFIARRYRLPAVAVSLIEASVWVVFMMLVFLRDTALLWVIPTPETMRALPALLSRAGEEIAVGAAPLAASLALSMLIVGGTGLLTIVVDHVVLTARMPLLAAIGLIAVSLIPSIAVPGEVDIMAFVLLAAAILFLMRTDTRSREEPLGRESTRTAGVPATALGIGAIAVVVTLVAAPLFPQPVARAGSGSLGSGPGIDATLQLGDDLRRPREVDVMLVRTSAPAPPYLRATTLSQFDGSVWEPDRVRTVPLESEDPLGGVVVDEGIRLAEYATTVEVLNLASPWLPVAYPAVAVTGLQGQWTAAPYNRTVLSQAGTTQGQNYEVVTNVPRPTLEQIRAHPAGGVEQRDGTTSLPADLAPIVGDLATEVTAETTNDYDALVALQSWFRGPEFRYSLDAPVEEGFDGSGTEAVAKFLELREGYCIHFASAFALMARTLGMPSRIVVGYLPGAATSDAVERETLYTVSSAQLHAWPEVLFEGIGWVPFEPTNGLGVPASFSPAGSVPGGADDPTLATPAPSASSLVPGRSPDGLERDQNGGEAGSTSSAMNPLPALTAALGILLALSIPALIRVLRRRQMLASARAGDAAAAWLAVQDAAIDLGIDVPASETPRTLGTRLVELHGAPAAEMSQLISAIERASYAPGGRHAFWQGDAMADAAVTVSAAMLASVDLPRRLLAVLVPRSLIVRPGSVYAGSGATARAR
- a CDS encoding AAA family ATPase, which codes for MPPVHVDPWGVALADIATTDTATGTADALTADTFARVTDSILASVGRVIDGKPDAVRSALVCLLAEGHLLIEDVPGVGKTMLARALAASVDATVRRIQFTPDLLPGDVTGVSVFNPVDREFEFKPGAIFAHIVIADEINRSSPKTQSALLEAMEEGQVTVDGQTHMLPDPFLVVATQNPLEMEGTYALPEAQRDRFMMRISMGYPDSRSEALMLRQRDTVNPLDAIAPVASASRIAELVAWARAVHVAPTIEDYAVALAGATRTHSDLRLGASPRATLQLVRAAKVWAALDGRGFVIPDDITALLIPVFSHRLIPTRSAGGARARTAADAIASILERIAGSVRVPIAARQ
- a CDS encoding MIP/aquaporin family protein, whose translation is MTRDSQLRGRFDRWFEAEVIDPMTDFQESTQEWRRLASELFGTFFLVLVAAGGGMMGQAFPDTISRQAAVVAPGLMVMAIILFMGKVSGAHLNPAVTLAFSLRGDFPWRRVPGYILVQLIGATLAALFLRAVIGVSASYGSNYPAEGYTAFQAFWMEVVLTLGLVSVILGMASGAQNVGIIGAVGVGGYIALAGLWGSPISGTSMNPARTFGPDLIALDFADYWVYARAPTTTDCRSADRPGNVAGRVAPLDGVMSQPCRQLCHGRESGRDPL